In Desulfobacter hydrogenophilus, the genomic stretch CATGAAGCGACCTTTCTGTCTCTGCGAAAAGAAAATCATGAACCAAAGATCCGTTGTTCATCACCGCCTGCGCTCGGATGCCTGCCGGATAATGTGTTAAATCTTTCAGCTCAATCTGCGGGCAGTATTTCTGCACTCGTTTCAGATACCCTCTCCTATATACAGAGTCTATCATCTCATTTATCCCGCTTTTTAAGTTGGCTTTTACAACCTTCCAGAATCCCGAAAATTTCATCATCTCATGAACATCTTTGATACTGAAGTTAATACTGCCGTATCCCTCTCTCTTCCATCCTAAAACAGCATTCGGACCAACGGTGAAAGCGCCGTCCACCATAGGTGTCAGGTGCACACCAAGGAAAGGAAGCTCAGGGTCTGGAATAGGATATATCAGTCTTTTTACTATGCCCTGCTTCTCAACGGGAAGCTGGTAATATTCTCCTCTGAAAGGAATAATCCGGAAGTCCACATCGATATCCATCATTCTGGTGAGCCGGTCTGCCATAAGTCCGCCGCAGGCGATCAGTCTGGAAGCCTCCAGGGTCACTGGCCCGGCATTCACCATAACCCCCCGGCCGGATTCCTTTATATCAGTAACGTTTGCATTGTAATATATCTTGCCGCCAAGCGCTTTAAACATGTTTACCATGTGCCTGGTCACTGCGATATAATCTGTAATGGCGGTATCCTTTACAAACAAAGCCCCTTTTCCTATGATGTTCGGCTCCATTTTTTTGAGCTGTGTCTGCGAAACTTCTCTGATGTTGATTTTGTTTTTAATGCATCTTTTGCGCAGATTTTCCATCCGCTCCATTTCCAGGTCACTGGTTGCCACCAGCATCTTACCGCACTGCTGAAAGGGCAGGTTATTTTGAAGGC encodes the following:
- the lhgO gene encoding L-2-hydroxyglutarate oxidase — encoded protein: MKRIKTDLVIIGSGIVGVATALQLKTKFLNQDIIILEKESDCAHHQTGHNSGVVHAGVYYEPGSLKAEFCKKGAAITKELCLQNNLPFQQCGKMLVATSDLEMERMENLRKRCIKNKINIREVSQTQLKKMEPNIIGKGALFVKDTAITDYIAVTRHMVNMFKALGGKIYYNANVTDIKESGRGVMVNAGPVTLEASRLIACGGLMADRLTRMMDIDVDFRIIPFRGEYYQLPVEKQGIVKRLIYPIPDPELPFLGVHLTPMVDGAFTVGPNAVLGWKREGYGSINFSIKDVHEMMKFSGFWKVVKANLKSGINEMIDSVYRRGYLKRVQKYCPQIELKDLTHYPAGIRAQAVMNNGSLVHDFLFAETERSLHVCNAPSPAATSAMPIGEYLMKKAAEKFGL